One Paraburkholderia agricolaris genomic region harbors:
- the glmS gene encoding glutamine--fructose-6-phosphate transaminase (isomerizing), with translation MCGIVGAVAQRNIVPVLIEGLRRLEYRGYDSCGVAVLAESGPRRARSVARVADLDAQVHESHLEGITGIAHTRWATHGAPVTDNAHPIFSRDALALVHNGIIENYESLREMLRGKGYEFVSQTDTEVIAHLIHSLYRGDLFASVREAVGQLHGAYAIAVLHKDQPHTVVGARQGSPLVVGLGNGENFLASDALALAGSTERFIFLEEGDVCELSLEGVRIADRDGYEAQREVRQVAAYGGAVELGPYRHFMQKEIFEQPRAITDTIPQADSFDASLFGEGADQVFADIDNLLILACGTSYYSGLTAKYWLESVAKIPTQVEIASEYRYRESVPNPKSLVVVISQSGETADTLAALKHAQALGHKHTLSVCNVGTSAMVRQTALSFLTHAGREIGVASTKAFTTQLVALFVLAATLGKLRGQVSAEQEAEYLKQLRHLPAALNSVLALEPQIIAWSEEFSRKEHALFLGRGLHYPIALEGALKLKEISYIHAEAYPAGELKHGPLALVTEAMPVVTVAPNDALLEKLKSNIQEVRARGGELYVFADADTKIVNDEGLHVIRMPEHYGLLSPILHVVPLQLLAYHTACARGTDVDKPRNLAKSVTVE, from the coding sequence ATGTGTGGGATTGTTGGCGCGGTTGCGCAACGTAATATCGTTCCCGTTCTGATCGAAGGACTGCGTCGCCTCGAGTATCGCGGCTACGACTCCTGCGGCGTGGCCGTTCTCGCCGAGAGCGGGCCGCGTCGTGCCCGCAGCGTCGCGCGCGTCGCCGATCTGGACGCGCAGGTGCACGAAAGCCACCTTGAAGGCATCACGGGTATCGCGCATACGCGCTGGGCGACGCACGGTGCGCCGGTGACCGACAACGCCCACCCGATTTTCTCGAGAGATGCGCTCGCGTTGGTACACAACGGCATTATCGAAAATTACGAATCGCTGCGGGAAATGCTGCGGGGCAAGGGCTACGAGTTTGTCTCGCAGACCGATACAGAGGTTATCGCCCACCTGATTCACAGCCTGTATCGCGGCGACCTGTTCGCGTCGGTGCGTGAAGCCGTCGGGCAATTGCACGGTGCGTACGCGATCGCCGTGCTGCACAAGGATCAGCCGCATACGGTGGTCGGCGCGCGGCAAGGTTCGCCGCTGGTGGTAGGACTCGGCAACGGTGAGAACTTCCTCGCTTCGGATGCACTGGCGCTTGCCGGCAGCACCGAACGCTTCATCTTCCTCGAGGAAGGCGACGTCTGCGAACTGTCGCTCGAGGGCGTGCGGATTGCCGATCGTGACGGCTACGAGGCGCAGCGCGAAGTGCGTCAGGTCGCGGCGTATGGCGGCGCGGTCGAACTCGGCCCGTACCGTCACTTCATGCAGAAGGAAATCTTCGAGCAGCCGCGTGCGATTACCGACACGATCCCGCAAGCCGATTCGTTCGACGCGTCGCTCTTCGGCGAGGGTGCCGACCAGGTGTTCGCGGATATCGACAACCTGCTGATTCTGGCCTGCGGCACGAGCTACTACTCGGGGCTGACCGCGAAGTACTGGCTCGAGTCGGTCGCGAAGATCCCGACCCAGGTGGAAATTGCCAGCGAGTATCGCTACCGCGAGTCGGTGCCGAATCCGAAGTCGCTGGTGGTGGTGATCTCGCAGTCGGGCGAAACGGCCGACACGCTGGCGGCGCTCAAGCATGCGCAGGCGCTGGGACATAAACATACGCTGTCGGTGTGCAATGTCGGCACGAGTGCGATGGTGCGTCAGACAGCGTTGTCGTTCCTGACCCATGCGGGTCGCGAGATCGGCGTGGCGTCCACGAAGGCATTCACGACGCAACTGGTTGCGCTGTTTGTGCTGGCCGCGACCCTTGGCAAGCTGCGTGGACAGGTGAGCGCTGAGCAGGAAGCCGAATATCTGAAACAGTTGCGCCACTTGCCGGCGGCCTTGAATAGCGTGCTGGCGCTGGAGCCACAGATCATCGCGTGGTCGGAAGAATTTTCGCGCAAGGAGCACGCGCTGTTCCTCGGGCGCGGCCTGCATTATCCGATCGCGCTCGAGGGCGCGCTGAAGCTCAAGGAGATTTCCTATATCCACGCGGAAGCGTATCCGGCCGGCGAGCTGAAGCACGGACCGCTGGCGCTCGTGACGGAAGCGATGCCGGTGGTGACGGTGGCGCCGAATGACGCGTTGCTGGAGAAGCTGAAGTCGAATATTCAGGAAGTACGCGCACGCGGCGGCGAGCTCTATGTGTTCGCGGACGCGGATACGAAGATCGTGAACGACGAGGGTCTGCATGTGATCCGGATGCCGGAGCACTACGGCTTGCTGTCGCCGATTCTGCACGTGGTGCCGTTGCAGTTGCTGGCTTATCACACGGCTTGTGCGCGTGGGACAGATGTGGATAAGCCGCGGAATCTGGCGAAATCGGTGACGGTGGAGTGA
- the glmU gene encoding bifunctional UDP-N-acetylglucosamine diphosphorylase/glucosamine-1-phosphate N-acetyltransferase GlmU has product MNIVILAAGTGKRMRSALPKVLHPLAGRPLLAHVIDTARALKPTRLVVVVGHGADAVRQAVAAPDVQFAAQEQQLGTGHAVQQALPLLDPSEPTLVLYGDVPLTRASTLRALTDHAGQGGYGVLTVTLGDPSGYGRIVRDQHGKVSRIVEQKDATPEQLKIAEINTGIIVAPTERLGGWLAALKNDNAQGEFYLTDAVEMAIEAGLEVVTTQPDDEWETLGVNSKQQLAELERIHQHNVAEALLVAGVTLADPARLDVRGTLECGRDVSIDVNCVFEGRVILADNVTIGPNCLIRNATIGAGTRVDAFTHIEGAEVGANVVLGPYARLRPGAQLQDESHVGNFVEVKNAVLGHGSKANHLTYIGDADIGARVNIGAGTITCNYDGANKFRTIIEDDVFVGSDTQLVAPVRVKRGVTIAAGTTVWKDVEEGMLVLNDKTQTSKPGYVRPVKKKS; this is encoded by the coding sequence ATGAACATCGTGATTTTGGCGGCAGGCACCGGTAAGCGCATGCGGTCCGCGCTTCCCAAGGTGCTCCATCCGCTGGCTGGCCGGCCACTCCTCGCTCACGTGATCGACACGGCCCGCGCGCTCAAACCCACGCGGCTGGTTGTGGTGGTCGGCCATGGCGCCGACGCCGTGCGTCAAGCGGTAGCTGCGCCAGATGTCCAGTTCGCCGCGCAGGAGCAGCAGCTCGGCACGGGCCACGCGGTACAGCAGGCACTGCCGTTGCTCGATCCGTCCGAACCCACGCTGGTGCTGTACGGCGACGTGCCGCTCACGCGCGCCAGCACGCTGCGGGCGTTGACCGACCATGCAGGGCAGGGCGGCTACGGCGTGCTCACCGTCACGCTCGGCGACCCCAGCGGCTATGGCCGCATCGTGCGCGATCAGCACGGCAAGGTGTCGCGCATCGTCGAGCAGAAGGACGCAACGCCCGAGCAACTCAAGATCGCCGAGATCAACACCGGCATCATCGTCGCGCCGACCGAACGCCTGGGCGGCTGGCTCGCGGCGTTGAAAAACGACAACGCGCAAGGCGAGTTTTACCTGACCGACGCGGTCGAAATGGCGATCGAGGCAGGGCTCGAAGTCGTTACCACTCAGCCTGACGACGAGTGGGAAACGCTAGGCGTGAATAGCAAGCAGCAGCTTGCCGAACTCGAACGGATTCATCAGCACAATGTCGCCGAGGCGTTGCTGGTTGCGGGCGTGACGCTTGCCGACCCGGCTCGGCTCGACGTGCGCGGCACGCTCGAATGCGGCCGCGATGTCTCGATCGATGTGAACTGCGTGTTCGAAGGTCGCGTCATCCTGGCCGACAACGTGACGATCGGGCCGAACTGCCTAATCCGCAATGCGACGATCGGCGCCGGTACGCGCGTCGACGCGTTTACGCATATCGAAGGCGCCGAAGTCGGTGCGAACGTCGTGCTCGGCCCCTACGCCCGGCTGCGTCCGGGCGCGCAGTTGCAGGACGAATCGCACGTCGGCAATTTCGTCGAAGTGAAAAACGCGGTGCTGGGTCATGGCTCGAAGGCGAACCATCTAACGTATATCGGCGACGCGGACATCGGCGCGCGCGTGAATATCGGCGCGGGTACCATCACCTGTAACTACGACGGCGCAAACAAATTCCGCACGATCATCGAAGACGACGTGTTCGTCGGCTCCGATACGCAACTCGTGGCACCCGTGCGCGTGAAACGCGGCGTGACGATCGCCGCGGGCACAACGGTCTGGAAAGATGTCGAAGAAGGCATGCTGGTCCTGAACGATAAGACTCAAACAAGCAAGCCGGGCTACGTACGCCCAGTCAAGAAGAAAAGCTGA
- the ttcA gene encoding tRNA 2-thiocytidine(32) synthetase TtcA codes for MNAQEILNGTAAPEAGEAAHAPVGKTPLTRREQKEAYENNKLFKRLARQVGEAIGDFNMIEEGDKVMVCLSGGKDSYAMLEILMRLRERAPINFDIVAVNLDQKQPGFPEHVLPEYLKQLDIPFHIENQDTYSIVKRLVPEGKTTCSLCSRLRRGILYRVAGELGATKIALGHHRDDILQTLLLNLFYGGKLKGMPPKLQSDDGKNIVIRPLAYVKETDLEKYAELREFPIIPCNLCGSQPNLKRAEMKALIRDWEKRFPGRVENMFNALSNIVPSHLMDHKLFPFAGLRASGEADPQGDIAFDEEPCSTDAGEGATFNGSKPISIVQFDDL; via the coding sequence ATGAACGCTCAGGAAATCCTGAACGGCACTGCGGCCCCTGAGGCGGGCGAGGCCGCGCACGCCCCCGTGGGCAAAACACCGCTTACGCGCCGCGAGCAGAAAGAAGCCTACGAGAACAACAAGCTGTTCAAGCGGCTCGCGCGCCAGGTCGGTGAGGCGATCGGCGACTTCAACATGATCGAGGAAGGCGACAAGGTGATGGTGTGCCTGTCGGGCGGCAAGGACAGCTACGCCATGCTCGAAATCCTGATGCGGTTGCGCGAACGCGCGCCGATCAACTTCGACATCGTCGCGGTGAATCTCGACCAGAAGCAGCCGGGGTTTCCGGAGCACGTGCTGCCTGAGTACCTGAAACAACTGGACATTCCGTTTCACATCGAGAATCAGGACACGTACAGCATCGTCAAGCGGCTGGTGCCGGAAGGCAAGACCACCTGCTCGCTATGCTCGCGGCTGCGTCGCGGCATTCTGTATCGCGTGGCGGGCGAACTGGGCGCGACCAAAATCGCGCTCGGCCATCATCGCGACGACATCCTGCAAACGCTGCTGCTGAACCTGTTCTACGGCGGCAAGCTCAAGGGCATGCCGCCCAAGCTGCAATCGGACGACGGCAAGAATATCGTGATCCGTCCGCTCGCCTACGTGAAGGAAACCGATCTGGAAAAGTACGCCGAGCTGCGCGAATTTCCGATCATTCCGTGCAATCTGTGCGGCAGCCAGCCGAACCTGAAACGCGCGGAAATGAAGGCGCTGATCCGCGATTGGGAGAAGCGCTTCCCGGGCCGTGTCGAAAATATGTTCAACGCGTTGTCGAACATCGTGCCGTCGCACCTGATGGATCACAAGCTGTTCCCGTTCGCGGGCCTGCGCGCAAGCGGCGAGGCGGATCCCCAAGGCGATATTGCCTTCGACGAGGAGCCGTGTTCGACCGATGCCGGCGAAGGTGCAACGTTCAACGGATCGAAGCCGATCTCGATCGTTCAGTTCGACGATCTGTGA
- a CDS encoding dihydroneopterin aldolase: protein MFAALSHPRLADCRRLFLRNYEVHINIGVHDFEKRGEQRVVINVELFVPLALSTPVQDKLHEVVDYDFMRSTIARRVEQGHIHLQETLCDDLVKALLDHPQVRAVCVSTEKPDVYPDCDAVGVEVFRIKED, encoded by the coding sequence ATGTTTGCCGCTCTTTCGCATCCCCGGCTCGCCGATTGCCGCCGGCTCTTTCTGCGCAATTACGAAGTGCACATCAACATCGGTGTGCACGATTTCGAAAAGCGCGGCGAACAGCGCGTCGTGATCAACGTCGAACTGTTCGTGCCGCTCGCGTTGTCCACGCCGGTTCAGGATAAATTGCATGAAGTCGTCGATTACGACTTCATGCGCTCGACCATCGCGCGCCGCGTCGAACAAGGTCATATTCATCTGCAGGAAACCCTCTGCGACGACCTCGTCAAGGCGCTGCTCGATCATCCTCAGGTGCGCGCCGTGTGCGTGTCGACCGAAAAGCCGGACGTTTATCCCGACTGCGACGCGGTGGGCGTCGAAGTCTTTCGTATCAAAGAGGATTGA
- a CDS encoding SDR family oxidoreductase has translation MTASLDTAAARAPEAPRIVLITGAARRIGRSLALGFAARGWDVAVHYGASREEADQVVAEIVALGRRAVALHAELGDEAQVGQLLPACMAALGRPSCIVNNASRFEEDTALNVGYELLLKLTAMNLGAPLVLARMLFELTPDTARTDESQRGVVINVLDQKLYNMNPDYLSYTLSKAALQTATVALAQALAPKVRVVGLAPGLTMQSGDQTPADFEAAHRTTPLGRASRPEDIVAAALYLADAAGVTGTTLVVDGGQHLVPLPRDVMFLTGA, from the coding sequence ATGACCGCCTCTCTGGATACCGCCGCCGCCCGCGCGCCCGAAGCGCCGCGCATCGTGCTGATTACCGGCGCCGCCCGCCGCATCGGGCGCTCGCTCGCGCTCGGCTTTGCCGCGCGTGGCTGGGACGTGGCGGTCCATTACGGCGCGTCGCGGGAGGAGGCCGACCAGGTGGTCGCGGAAATCGTCGCTTTGGGGCGCCGCGCGGTGGCTCTGCACGCGGAACTGGGCGACGAGGCCCAGGTCGGGCAACTTTTACCCGCCTGTATGGCCGCGCTGGGCCGGCCGTCGTGTATTGTGAACAACGCGTCGCGCTTCGAGGAAGATACGGCGCTTAACGTCGGTTACGAACTGCTGCTGAAGCTCACCGCAATGAATCTCGGCGCGCCGCTCGTGTTGGCGCGCATGCTGTTCGAGCTCACGCCGGACACCGCGCGCACCGATGAAAGCCAGCGCGGCGTGGTCATCAATGTGCTGGACCAGAAGCTGTACAACATGAATCCGGACTACCTGTCGTACACGCTGTCAAAAGCAGCGTTGCAGACAGCGACGGTTGCGCTGGCGCAGGCGTTGGCGCCGAAAGTGCGCGTGGTCGGGCTCGCCCCCGGTCTGACTATGCAATCCGGCGACCAGACGCCGGCCGATTTTGAAGCCGCTCACCGTACTACGCCTTTGGGCCGCGCGTCGCGGCCGGAGGATATTGTCGCCGCCGCGCTGTATCTCGCCGATGCAGCGGGCGTCACCGGAACGACGCTGGTAGTCGACGGCGGGCAGCACCTTGTGCCGCTGCCGCGCGACGTAATGTTTTTGACGGGCGCCTGA
- a CDS encoding class I SAM-dependent methyltransferase, with translation MNPKAHQPDSLPAPGPSALAQSEALVAQLRSALEAAGGWLPFDRYMERALYAPGLGYYSGGARKFGLRGDDGSDFVTAPEMSPLFASTLARPLAEALQASGTRNVMEFGAGTGKLAAGLLNALDALGAEFDSYSIVDLSGELRERQCETIEATAPALATKVRWLDALPERFEGVVIGNEVLDAMPVRLFAFTGGTWHERGVVWRDEAFAFDDRPVSAAADIAFLAQIDTAGEDYVTETHEAACAFTRTICTMLTRGAAFFIDYGFPRHEYYHEQRAQGTLMCHYRHRAHGDPFVYPGLQDITAHVEFTGIAEAGVEAGADLLGFTSQARFLLNAGITEALSALDPTDTARFLPAANAVQKLLSEAEMGELFKVIAFSRGLDDTLQAFSGGDRSHTL, from the coding sequence ATGAATCCGAAAGCTCACCAACCCGATAGTTTACCTGCTCCCGGCCCGAGCGCGCTTGCGCAGTCCGAAGCGCTGGTCGCGCAGCTCCGTTCGGCGCTCGAAGCGGCAGGCGGCTGGTTGCCGTTCGACCGCTACATGGAGCGCGCGCTTTACGCGCCGGGGCTCGGCTATTACAGCGGTGGCGCTCGCAAATTCGGCCTGCGCGGCGACGACGGCAGCGACTTCGTGACGGCGCCGGAAATGTCGCCGCTATTCGCATCGACACTGGCGCGCCCGCTCGCCGAGGCCTTGCAGGCAAGCGGCACGCGCAACGTGATGGAATTCGGCGCCGGCACGGGCAAACTCGCCGCCGGCTTGCTGAATGCGCTCGACGCGCTGGGCGCCGAATTCGACAGCTATTCGATCGTGGATTTGTCAGGCGAATTGCGCGAGCGCCAATGCGAGACGATCGAAGCCACGGCACCGGCACTGGCCACGAAGGTGCGCTGGCTGGACGCGTTGCCGGAGCGATTCGAAGGCGTGGTGATCGGCAACGAGGTGTTGGACGCGATGCCCGTACGGCTATTCGCCTTCACCGGTGGGACCTGGCACGAACGCGGCGTGGTGTGGCGCGATGAGGCTTTTGCGTTCGACGACCGTCCCGTATCGGCGGCAGCGGACATTGCGTTTCTGGCCCAGATCGACACGGCTGGCGAAGACTACGTTACGGAAACGCACGAGGCCGCCTGTGCATTCACGCGAACCATCTGCACGATGCTCACGCGTGGCGCGGCGTTCTTTATCGATTATGGTTTTCCGCGTCACGAGTATTACCATGAGCAGCGCGCGCAGGGCACGTTGATGTGCCATTACCGGCACCGCGCGCATGGCGATCCGTTTGTTTATCCGGGTTTGCAGGACATCACGGCGCACGTGGAGTTTACCGGCATCGCCGAAGCCGGGGTTGAGGCTGGCGCGGACTTGCTGGGATTCACTTCGCAAGCGCGGTTTTTGTTGAATGCGGGGATTACCGAGGCGTTATCGGCGCTTGATCCAACGGACACGGCGAGGTTTTTGCCGGCGGCGAATGCGGTGCAAAAATTGTTGTCCGAGGCCGAGATGGGCGAACTGTTCAAAGTGATTGCGTTTTCGCGTGGGCTCGATGACACGTTGCAGGCGTTTTCCGGCGGCGACCGGTCACATACGCTGTGA
- a CDS encoding DUF2905 domain-containing protein produces the protein MIRWLLTTFIAVAVLSACWPWLRKFGVGRMPGDVTLRLFGREYPFPFMSALVVSMVLSLIARVL, from the coding sequence ATGATCCGCTGGCTGTTGACTACGTTTATCGCGGTGGCGGTGCTGTCGGCCTGCTGGCCGTGGCTCAGGAAGTTCGGAGTTGGGCGGATGCCCGGTGATGTTACTTTGCGGCTGTTTGGGCGGGAGTATCCGTTTCCGTTTATGTCGGCGCTTGTGGTTTCGATGGTTTTGTCGTTGATTGCCAGGGTTTTATAG
- a CDS encoding IS30 family transposase, whose protein sequence is MGKIYEHLSVEERGVIFAMKMENRKSSEIALALQRSRSTISRELRRNNWKPKHERGALGRPPVAGGYNATLAGRRAAQLRHKPRRERKLQPEGALWAEVRQHLDECHSPEQISAELKRTHPDEPALNASHETIYNAIYAMPRGELKRELVGLLRQGRSTRKPRTRGEDRRGKLVDMASIHIRPPEANERRIAGHWEGDLIKGAGNRSAVGTLIDRSTLFVMLVKMEDSTAEAALKAYSAAFAPLDPDLLKTLTYDQGKEMALHKKLAETTGIKVYFCDPHSPWQRGICENTNGLLRQFLPKGVDLSKFTQRELDAIALNLNRRPRKTLGWRRPGEVFIDNCARQGIVIDPAVALGI, encoded by the coding sequence ATGGGAAAAATATACGAACATCTGAGCGTCGAAGAGCGCGGCGTGATCTTTGCGATGAAGATGGAGAATCGCAAATCAAGCGAGATTGCGCTCGCTTTGCAGCGCTCGCGCAGCACGATCAGTCGGGAGTTGAGGCGCAATAACTGGAAGCCGAAGCACGAACGCGGCGCACTGGGCAGGCCGCCGGTTGCGGGTGGATACAATGCAACATTGGCCGGGCGCAGGGCTGCACAGCTTCGTCATAAGCCGCGTCGCGAACGCAAGCTACAGCCTGAAGGAGCCCTGTGGGCTGAAGTGCGTCAGCATCTGGACGAGTGTCACTCGCCCGAACAGATTTCTGCCGAACTCAAACGTACCCATCCAGACGAACCTGCCTTGAATGCCTCACACGAAACCATCTACAACGCCATCTACGCCATGCCGCGTGGAGAACTCAAGCGCGAGTTGGTGGGTCTGTTAAGACAGGGGCGTAGCACGCGCAAGCCGCGCACGCGAGGCGAAGACCGACGGGGCAAACTGGTCGATATGGCTAGCATCCATATCCGGCCTCCGGAGGCCAATGAGCGGCGGATTGCCGGACATTGGGAGGGGGATCTGATCAAGGGTGCGGGCAACCGTTCGGCAGTGGGCACACTGATCGATCGCAGCACGCTGTTCGTGATGCTGGTGAAGATGGAGGACAGCACCGCCGAAGCCGCGCTCAAGGCGTACAGTGCGGCGTTTGCGCCGCTCGATCCGGATTTGCTGAAGACCCTGACTTACGATCAGGGCAAGGAAATGGCGCTACACAAGAAGCTGGCCGAAACAACCGGTATCAAGGTGTATTTCTGTGATCCGCATAGTCCCTGGCAACGCGGTATCTGCGAGAACACCAATGGGTTGCTGCGCCAGTTCCTGCCGAAGGGCGTGGACCTGTCAAAGTTCACGCAGCGCGAACTCGATGCCATCGCGCTGAACCTGAATCGGCGACCTCGCAAAACACTCGGCTGGCGCCGGCCCGGCGAGGTATTCATTGATAACTGCGCCAGACAGGGAATTGTTATCGACCCGGCTGTTGCACTTGGTATTTGA
- a CDS encoding multifunctional CCA addition/repair protein, whose protein sequence is MNIYAVGGAIRDELLGVPVQDRDYVVVGATPEQMVAQGYRPVGKDFPVFLHPQTHEEYALARTERKTAAGYHGFQFFYAPDVTLEEDLARRDLTINAMAREMRPDGELTGPVIDPFNGRGDLQARLFRHVSDAFLEDPVRILRIARFAARFVDFTVAPETMALMRKMVSHGEVDALVAERVWQEVSRGLMEKKPSRMFEVLRECGALARVLPEIDALFGVPQRADYHPEVDTGVHVMMVVDHAAQQGYALPVRFAALTHDLGKATTPDDVLPRHIGHEGRSVDLLKPLCERLRVPNECRDLAVLVAREHGNIHRVMEMGAAALVRLLERSDAIRKPARFAEALQACEADARGRLGFEMREYPQAERLRVALVAARGVDAGAVAKRLVDSPGGIKDAVHRERVCAVEEALK, encoded by the coding sequence GGCGTGCCGGTGCAAGACCGCGATTACGTGGTGGTTGGCGCGACCCCTGAGCAGATGGTGGCGCAGGGCTATCGTCCGGTGGGCAAGGATTTTCCGGTGTTCCTGCATCCGCAGACGCATGAGGAATACGCGCTCGCTCGCACTGAGCGCAAGACGGCGGCGGGCTATCACGGCTTCCAGTTCTTCTACGCGCCGGACGTCACGCTCGAAGAGGATCTCGCCCGCCGCGACCTGACGATCAATGCAATGGCGCGCGAAATGCGCCCGGATGGTGAGTTGACCGGTCCGGTGATCGACCCGTTCAACGGCCGGGGCGATTTGCAGGCACGCCTGTTTCGTCACGTCAGCGACGCGTTTCTTGAAGATCCCGTGCGGATTTTGCGGATTGCGCGGTTCGCGGCACGCTTCGTCGATTTCACGGTGGCGCCGGAGACGATGGCGCTGATGCGCAAGATGGTGAGCCACGGTGAGGTGGACGCGCTGGTGGCTGAGCGCGTGTGGCAGGAAGTGTCGCGCGGCTTGATGGAGAAGAAGCCGTCGCGGATGTTCGAGGTATTGCGGGAATGCGGCGCGTTGGCGCGAGTTCTACCGGAGATCGATGCGTTGTTCGGCGTGCCGCAGCGGGCGGACTATCACCCTGAAGTGGATACGGGCGTGCACGTGATGATGGTGGTCGACCATGCGGCACAGCAGGGCTATGCGTTGCCGGTTCGGTTCGCGGCGCTCACGCACGACCTGGGTAAGGCGACGACGCCGGATGATGTTTTGCCGCGGCATATCGGGCATGAGGGGCGTAGCGTTGATTTGCTGAAGCCTTTGTGCGAGCGGCTGCGGGTGCCGAATGAATGCCGCGATCTGGCGGTGCTGGTTGCGCGGGAGCACGGGAATATTCATCGCGTGATGGAGATGGGGGCGGCCGCGTTGGTGAGGTTGCTGGAGCGTAGCGATGCTATTCGGAAACCTGCGCGGTTTGCTGAAGCGTTGCAGGCTTGCGAGGCGGATGCGCGTGGGCGGTTGGGGTTTGAGATGCGGGAGTATCCGCAGGCTGAGCGGCTGCGGGTTGCGCTTGTTGCTGCGCGGGGTGTGGATGCTGGAGCAGTGGCTAAGAGGCTCGTTGACTCGCCTGGTGGGATTAAGGATGCAGTGCATCGGGAGCGCGTTTGCGCTGTTGAAGAGGCTCTTAAATGA